The DNA sequence CATTTTCGTCGGTGTGGGGACCGCAGCACCACGGGCTGCGAACATGGGCATCAGCTTGGGAAAGACGTATGTCAGCAGGAAAATACAGATGCCGATACACATCACCAGCATCACGGCCGGGTAGATCAAAGCCCCTTTCACCTGCTGAATGGTTTCCTGTTCTTCTTCAGCCTGCTGTGCGATGCGGTTCAGCATCTGCGGCATCGTACCGCTGGCCTCGCTGGCTTTGATGAGGTTCACATAGGTTTTATCGAACAACCGTGGAAATTCACTCAGCGCGCTGGAGAGGTCGCTTCCCGCTTCAACGTCTTTCTGAATGCAGGCCAGAATCTCGGCGAGTGTTTCGTTTTCAATCTGCTTCGCAATTCCTTCCAGGGCTGTGGCCACGGGCACTCCCGCGTCGACCATAATCGCCATCTGGTTGGTGAAATAGATCACGTCCTTTCGAGAGACCCGTTTTTTACGGGTTGCTGCCAGCCCCTTGGATGACTTTTCATCCGCCTCTTCCAGGGAGAGCAGATACAGACCTTCCTGGCGCAGCTTGGCAACCGCCTCTTCCCTGGTCTCTGCGACCAGTTCACCGGACTGATTCTGTCCTGTCGTGTTGCGTGCGATATATTTGAATTGCATGGTTCTGCCTGTCCCTCATCGATCCTGTTAAGCCAGTAATCCATGAGAATATTCTTTGCCCGACGCTTCGCCCTTCAATTCCTGCAGGTGTTCGTCCACGGTTTCCGCGTCGACTTTACCGTTTAACAGCAGTTC is a window from the Gimesia benthica genome containing:
- a CDS encoding type II secretion system F family protein, giving the protein MQFKYIARNTTGQNQSGELVAETREEAVAKLRQEGLYLLSLEEADEKSSKGLAATRKKRVSRKDVIYFTNQMAIMVDAGVPVATALEGIAKQIENETLAEILACIQKDVEAGSDLSSALSEFPRLFDKTYVNLIKASEASGTMPQMLNRIAQQAEEEQETIQQVKGALIYPAVMLVMCIGICIFLLTYVFPKLMPMFAARGAAVPTPTKMMIFVSTAITSYWYLLLLFLAAVIGFFFYMRNQAWGKATFDWCLIRMPVFGSMLKKLAISRSIRTLATTVNAGVPMLEAIELSAGVSDNVYFKQSWMEISEQVTTGKQIHEALEGKSLFPPTMQQMIASGESTGRLGMVLNKLSDYFDRDVKIAIKSATTLVEPLMVVCMGSIIGFIALSMLLPIFTLSTSH